A portion of the Francisella uliginis genome contains these proteins:
- a CDS encoding NADH-quinone oxidoreductase subunit C, which translates to MGVSLQDHFNNLNKVLDGLGVKSYIAYNEITIEVKDQRDIHLVLKKLKKGYSFEQLTDVTAVDYLTYGQSDWQVGKVVSQQGFSRARQQDFKTADVTNRFEIVYQLLSMANNARVRVKCKLKDSQIILIDSVSDLWPSANWAEREVYDMFGIYFNNHPDLRRVLTDYGFVGHPLRKDFPQTGYVEMRYDENLGKVVYEPVEIDDRVNAPRVIRN; encoded by the coding sequence GTGGGCGTTTCTTTACAGGACCATTTTAATAATCTAAATAAGGTTTTAGATGGTTTAGGTGTTAAAAGCTATATTGCTTATAATGAAATTACGATTGAGGTGAAAGATCAAAGAGATATTCATCTTGTTCTTAAAAAGCTTAAAAAAGGATATTCTTTTGAGCAATTAACTGATGTGACAGCTGTTGACTATTTGACTTATGGTCAGTCTGACTGGCAGGTTGGTAAAGTCGTGTCACAGCAGGGCTTTTCAAGAGCGCGTCAGCAAGACTTTAAAACTGCAGATGTTACGAATAGATTTGAGATTGTTTATCAGCTATTAAGTATGGCAAATAATGCTCGTGTTAGAGTTAAATGTAAGCTAAAAGACTCGCAAATTATCTTGATAGACTCTGTTAGTGATCTTTGGCCTTCAGCTAATTGGGCTGAAAGAGAAGTTTATGATATGTTTGGAATTTATTTTAACAATCATCCTGACTTAAGAAGAGTTCTAACAGATTATGGTTTTGTGGGGCATCCTTTAAGAAAAGATTTCCCTCAGACTGGTTATGTTGAAATGCGCTACGATGAGAATCTTGGTAAAGTTGTGTATGAGCCTGTAGAGATTGATGACAGAGTAAATGCGCCAAGAGTTATTCGTAATTAA
- the nuoG gene encoding NADH-quinone oxidoreductase subunit NuoG has translation MSDNKESKRINIEIDGKNYEALPNQSIIEVADENGIYIPRFCYHKKLSVAANCRMCLVDVEGARRASPACATPIMDGMKIKTRSEAALKMQKDMMEFLLINHPLDCPICDQGGECELQDIAMGYGKTASEYVETKRAVEDPDLGSLVATDMTRCILCTRCVRFGEEVAGVKELGVMGRGDHSSISTYISGDMVDSEVSGNVIDLCPVGALTSKPFRFKARSWELKQYPAISAGDALATEINAHVYQNKLVRVVPRESETTGTWIADRDRFEYAGLYSQERIQQPMIKKSGGWSNVSWEEALDFVKVAIEKTKEKDGVDAISAIMSEASTSEEMFLMKKLLASVGSKNIDARVRQYADISGISSGKGLSCSLDDIRESDFILVFGSNIRKEYPLVNLAVKDAVDKNGAKAVAWNVCDYSFNYDVKQVRLAADNIQYIALSLLKAIFVRANLPYGDLDEILRKVDPAAEIREAADRIIAAENPKIIIGQDIVNSDGFETVFCVLDVLEKVTNIKGGVLASSVNSVAADRILSSSKSKFSTYKCLNGQTNTKLLLTAHTELAKDSLYGEQKLRKALDDIDIVVSFTPFADKFTKDTSDIIIPIATHYETSGSFVDMFGTKKDFKQVVKPYAENKELWRVLRVIGNLLDLEGFEYNSIDEVSQDAYANRARVSINHVTQILNANLDYQKNIAFLASNPTYGSSSLLRRAEPLQQTKDAKRFVGVRISQELADDIGLKTESGTVRIYDIDNEINPEVVVDASLQAKNIMIPRSLFKDFMLGDSVNIKLVEEEK, from the coding sequence GTGTCAGACAATAAAGAATCCAAAAGAATAAATATAGAGATTGATGGTAAGAATTATGAAGCCTTGCCTAATCAATCAATTATAGAGGTTGCAGATGAGAATGGTATTTACATTCCAAGATTCTGCTATCATAAAAAATTATCGGTAGCTGCCAATTGTAGAATGTGTTTGGTCGATGTTGAGGGTGCTAGAAGAGCATCTCCAGCTTGTGCGACACCTATTATGGATGGTATGAAGATTAAAACTCGTTCAGAAGCTGCATTAAAAATGCAAAAAGATATGATGGAGTTTTTGTTAATAAACCATCCTTTAGACTGTCCTATATGTGATCAAGGTGGCGAATGTGAACTTCAAGATATCGCTATGGGATATGGTAAAACAGCTTCTGAATATGTTGAAACAAAAAGAGCTGTGGAAGATCCTGATTTAGGTTCATTAGTGGCAACTGATATGACGAGATGTATTTTGTGTACGCGTTGTGTTCGCTTTGGCGAAGAGGTTGCTGGGGTTAAGGAGCTTGGTGTTATGGGTAGGGGAGACCATTCTTCTATCAGTACTTATATTTCAGGAGACATGGTTGATTCAGAAGTATCTGGTAATGTCATTGATTTATGTCCTGTTGGAGCTCTTACATCAAAACCGTTTAGATTTAAAGCAAGATCATGGGAACTTAAGCAATATCCAGCAATTTCAGCAGGTGATGCTTTAGCTACTGAGATAAATGCCCATGTTTATCAAAACAAGCTAGTTAGGGTTGTACCTCGAGAAAGCGAGACGACAGGAACATGGATAGCTGATAGAGATAGGTTTGAGTATGCTGGCCTATATAGTCAAGAAAGAATTCAGCAACCAATGATTAAAAAATCAGGTGGTTGGTCTAATGTTTCTTGGGAAGAGGCTCTTGACTTTGTTAAAGTGGCTATTGAAAAAACTAAAGAAAAAGATGGAGTTGATGCTATTTCGGCTATTATGTCTGAAGCTTCAACATCAGAAGAAATGTTTTTGATGAAAAAGCTATTAGCCTCTGTAGGATCAAAAAATATAGATGCTCGTGTGAGACAGTATGCTGATATCTCAGGAATTAGCTCTGGTAAAGGCCTTAGTTGTTCTTTGGATGATATCAGAGAAAGTGACTTTATATTAGTCTTTGGCTCTAATATTAGAAAAGAATATCCATTGGTTAACTTAGCTGTTAAAGATGCGGTAGATAAAAACGGTGCTAAAGCTGTTGCTTGGAATGTTTGTGATTATAGTTTTAACTATGACGTTAAGCAGGTCAGATTAGCTGCAGATAATATTCAATACATAGCTTTATCATTGCTTAAAGCAATTTTTGTCAGAGCAAATCTACCTTATGGTGATTTAGATGAGATATTAAGGAAGGTTGATCCTGCTGCAGAAATAAGAGAAGCTGCGGATAGAATAATAGCTGCGGAAAATCCAAAGATAATTATTGGTCAAGATATCGTTAACTCTGATGGCTTTGAAACTGTTTTTTGTGTCTTAGATGTTTTAGAGAAAGTTACAAATATTAAAGGCGGTGTTTTAGCGAGTAGTGTTAACTCAGTGGCTGCAGATAGAATATTAAGTTCTTCTAAATCGAAGTTTAGCACTTATAAATGTCTAAATGGTCAAACTAATACAAAACTTCTTTTAACAGCTCATACTGAGTTAGCTAAGGATAGCCTGTATGGTGAACAGAAGCTTAGAAAAGCTTTAGATGATATAGATATAGTTGTAAGTTTTACTCCATTTGCAGATAAATTTACTAAAGATACCTCAGATATAATTATTCCAATAGCAACTCATTACGAAACTAGTGGTAGTTTTGTTGATATGTTTGGTACTAAGAAGGACTTTAAGCAGGTTGTTAAGCCTTATGCTGAAAATAAAGAGTTGTGGAGAGTGCTAAGAGTGATTGGTAATCTTCTTGATCTAGAAGGTTTTGAGTATAACTCTATAGATGAGGTTTCTCAAGATGCTTATGCTAATCGAGCTAGAGTGTCTATAAATCATGTTACTCAAATATTAAATGCCAATCTTGACTATCAAAAAAATATAGCATTTTTAGCATCTAATCCGACTTATGGTTCTAGTAGTTTGCTTAGAAGAGCTGAGCCACTACAGCAAACAAAAGATGCTAAAAGATTTGTTGGAGTAAGAATATCTCAAGAACTAGCTGATGATATAGGTTTAAAAACTGAGTCAGGGACTGTTAGGATTTATGATATAGATAATGAGATAAACCCGGAAGTTGTTGTTGATGCAAGTTTGCAGGCTAAAAATATTATGATTCCAAGAAGTCTGTTTAAAGATTTTATGCTAGGAGATAGTGTAAATATCAAACTAGTAGAAGAGGAGAAGTAA
- a CDS encoding diaminobutyrate--2-oxoglutarate transaminase family protein yields the protein MNHFLQQSMLENQSNWESNARSYPRKNPLVIKKAHGVYLTDIQGKQYIDCLAGAGSIALGHNHPEIKEAILSTLDKETPIHTLDLLTEEKHSFMDQLLNSLPSSYYGKTKIQFCSPSGSDAVEAAIKLCKTATGRENIIAFHGAYHGMTQGTLSLMGNLEPKENIYGLTPYTHFLPYPYSYRCPFGLKDEQSIDVNIQMISRLLKDPESGIKKPAAIILEPVQGEGGVIPAPVKWLKAIRELTKELDIPLIVDEVQCGIGRTGYLYAFEKAGIDPDVIVLSKALGGGLPISVILYKSHLDTWKPGAHTGTFRGNVLAMAAGSVILNKVNNPEFLEQVTKTGKYLFNKLNDLKTKYSIIGDVRGEGLMIGMEIVDTSLVPDVIGSLPADGEKALSIKKTCFEKGLIVELGGRFGGTIRFLPPLTITIEQIDQVVEILESSIKENL from the coding sequence ATGAATCATTTTCTTCAACAATCAATGCTAGAAAATCAGTCTAACTGGGAATCGAATGCTAGAAGCTATCCACGAAAAAACCCACTCGTTATAAAAAAGGCTCATGGAGTCTACCTAACTGATATACAAGGAAAACAATATATAGATTGTCTAGCAGGTGCAGGAAGTATTGCTCTTGGACACAATCATCCAGAGATCAAAGAAGCTATTCTTTCAACACTAGATAAGGAAACTCCAATACATACATTAGACTTACTTACTGAAGAAAAACATAGCTTTATGGATCAACTATTAAATAGCCTACCTTCCTCTTACTATGGCAAAACAAAAATTCAGTTCTGTAGCCCTAGTGGATCTGATGCAGTAGAGGCAGCTATAAAATTATGTAAAACTGCAACTGGTAGAGAAAACATCATAGCCTTTCATGGTGCTTACCATGGTATGACTCAAGGGACGCTATCTCTAATGGGTAATTTAGAGCCGAAAGAGAATATCTATGGACTTACTCCTTATACCCATTTTCTTCCTTATCCATATTCATACCGCTGCCCTTTTGGCTTAAAAGACGAGCAAAGCATTGATGTAAATATACAAATGATTTCTCGCCTATTAAAAGATCCAGAGAGTGGTATAAAAAAGCCAGCTGCAATTATATTAGAGCCAGTTCAAGGTGAAGGAGGTGTAATTCCAGCTCCAGTAAAATGGCTAAAAGCGATAAGAGAGCTTACTAAAGAGCTAGATATTCCTCTAATTGTTGATGAAGTCCAATGTGGTATAGGAAGAACTGGATACTTATATGCTTTTGAAAAAGCGGGGATTGATCCTGATGTGATAGTTCTATCAAAAGCACTTGGAGGAGGCCTTCCTATATCTGTAATACTCTACAAAAGTCATCTAGATACTTGGAAGCCTGGAGCTCACACTGGAACATTTCGTGGCAATGTTTTAGCAATGGCTGCCGGTAGCGTCATTTTAAATAAAGTAAACAACCCAGAGTTTTTAGAACAGGTAACTAAAACAGGCAAATATCTTTTTAATAAGCTAAATGACCTAAAAACTAAATATAGTATTATTGGCGATGTTCGTGGTGAAGGACTAATGATTGGTATGGAGATTGTTGATACTTCACTTGTTCCTGATGTAATTGGAAGTCTACCAGCAGATGGAGAGAAGGCACTAAGTATTAAAAAAACTTGTTTTGAAAAAGGTTTAATTGTTGAGCTTGGAGGACGTTTTGGCGGAACAATTAGATTTCTGCCTCCTCTAACTATAACTATAGAGCAAATTGATCAAGTAGTAGAAATATTAGAAAGCTCTATTAAGGAGAATCTATGA
- the nuoF gene encoding NADH-quinone oxidoreductase subunit NuoF, whose amino-acid sequence MANEVCFRTLHLDESHSLESYLSVGGYSYWNRILTEKIPPEQIIEELKISGLRGRGGAGFPTGLKWSFMPRNTPGQKYVVCNSDEGEPGTCKDREILRRNPHQLIEGMAIAGYVVGATAGYNYTRGEFYEPIRRFEDALIEAYQAGILGSNIKSSGISFDLYSAVGAGAYICGEETALLNSLEGKKGRPRFKPPFPAFVGLYGKPTNINNTETYASVPAILQHGGEWFKKLGTEKSGGTKMFCVSGHVKKQRVVEIGLGMPFKELLEMCGGMRNGNKLKAVIPGGSSSKILTGEEMMNANMDYESIAEAGSMLGSGAVVVLDETTCMVRTLARLADFYHEESCGQCTPCREGTGWLARTLHRIVAGDGRPEDIDSLVRVATNIEGNSICGLGDAAAWPVQSYINKFRDEFVYMIENNGKSIVDQ is encoded by the coding sequence ATGGCTAATGAAGTTTGTTTTCGAACCCTGCATTTGGATGAGTCACACAGTTTAGAGTCTTACTTATCTGTAGGGGGGTATTCTTATTGGAATAGGATATTAACTGAAAAAATCCCTCCTGAACAGATAATAGAAGAGTTAAAAATATCTGGTCTTAGAGGTAGAGGCGGAGCAGGTTTTCCTACAGGGTTAAAGTGGAGTTTCATGCCACGTAATACACCTGGGCAAAAATATGTAGTTTGTAATTCAGATGAAGGTGAGCCTGGGACTTGTAAAGATAGGGAGATCTTAAGAAGAAATCCACATCAACTTATTGAAGGTATGGCTATCGCTGGTTATGTGGTTGGCGCTACAGCTGGTTATAATTATACTAGAGGCGAGTTTTATGAGCCGATAAGAAGGTTTGAAGATGCTCTTATAGAAGCATATCAAGCAGGTATTTTAGGCTCTAACATAAAATCATCAGGAATTTCATTTGATTTGTATTCTGCTGTTGGTGCTGGCGCATATATATGTGGTGAAGAGACTGCTCTTTTAAATTCTTTAGAGGGTAAAAAGGGACGTCCAAGATTTAAGCCACCGTTTCCGGCGTTTGTAGGTTTGTATGGCAAGCCAACAAATATAAACAATACAGAAACTTACGCCTCAGTCCCTGCAATATTGCAGCATGGTGGAGAGTGGTTTAAGAAGTTAGGTACTGAAAAAAGTGGCGGTACAAAAATGTTTTGTGTTTCTGGACATGTTAAAAAGCAAAGAGTGGTTGAGATTGGTTTAGGGATGCCTTTTAAAGAGCTATTAGAGATGTGCGGTGGCATGCGTAATGGCAATAAGTTAAAAGCTGTGATTCCTGGAGGAAGCTCTTCAAAGATTTTAACAGGCGAAGAAATGATGAATGCTAACATGGATTATGAATCTATAGCTGAAGCTGGTTCAATGCTTGGTTCTGGAGCTGTTGTAGTTCTAGATGAAACTACTTGTATGGTAAGAACTTTAGCTAGGTTGGCTGATTTTTATCATGAAGAGTCTTGTGGTCAGTGTACTCCATGTAGAGAAGGTACTGGTTGGTTAGCTCGTACATTACATAGGATTGTTGCCGGTGACGGTAGGCCTGAAGATATAGATAGTCTTGTAAGAGTTGCGACAAATATCGAAGGAAATAGTATTTGTGGTTTAGGTGATGCAGCAGCATGGCCAGTGCAAAGTTATATAAACAAATTTAGAGATGAGTTTGTATATATGATTGAGAATAATGGTAAAAGTATAGTGGATCAATAG
- the ndhC gene encoding NADH-quinone oxidoreductase subunit A: MVTSVYEQFAPILIFLIIAFGLGATFAIVGKVLSTIVGANNPGETKGETFECGFPTFGDAREKLDVRFYLIAVLFLVFDLELAFIIPWGINLRASAGFPAISGHAFVAMIIFLVVLFLGLIYAWKKGALEWE; the protein is encoded by the coding sequence ATGGTTACTAGTGTTTATGAGCAATTTGCTCCGATTTTGATATTTCTTATTATTGCTTTTGGGTTGGGTGCTACTTTTGCAATAGTTGGTAAGGTATTATCTACTATTGTTGGTGCGAATAATCCAGGAGAAACAAAGGGTGAAACATTTGAGTGTGGCTTCCCAACTTTTGGTGATGCTAGAGAAAAGCTAGATGTACGATTTTATTTGATTGCGGTGCTTTTCTTAGTTTTTGATTTAGAGCTAGCGTTTATTATTCCTTGGGGGATAAATTTGAGAGCTAGTGCTGGCTTTCCAGCTATTTCAGGGCACGCATTTGTGGCGATGATTATATTTTTAGTTGTGCTGTTTCTAGGTTTGATATATGCCTGGAAGAAAGGAGCTTTAGAATGGGAATAG
- a CDS encoding aspartate kinase: MKKNISVAKFGGTSVGDIFAIQKCINIVKKNNDIAIVVVSAQAGVTNLLDKLLASNITDYKEIIVKLHGIIDPIVNDVGSIIKRHIEVLFSELDVLCLTLYQAKSQNLKLHAQILSFGERVSACIFNQALKNNNINSEYIDAKKIIKTQGCYIKAKPILENIARQAKKYLNDTIKIFVLEGFIGSNRQGETTVLGRGGSDYSAALVAEAIKANMLYIWTDVTGIYQADPKLIPKSQVIEKISFEEAIELANFGAKVLHPDTLQPVLRSNTKVFVGSTFWPDKGGTYIDNDKVNKNSMIKAVTERRKQTLINIKSLNQDISSIANQVFLVLKKYDLNAEIFKLTATNFSFVITQIDYVIEQLILKDLAQLREVEISLEHNLLLTAIIGNNLDKIPSLLNNISERLNPLNIKLSGYGATGKSLYLLSDNHNCLEMVYKELF; the protein is encoded by the coding sequence ATGAAAAAAAATATTAGTGTTGCCAAGTTTGGGGGAACTAGTGTAGGGGATATTTTTGCAATACAAAAATGTATTAATATAGTAAAAAAGAATAATGATATAGCAATTGTTGTAGTAAGTGCTCAAGCAGGAGTTACTAATTTGCTCGATAAACTTTTAGCTAGCAATATTACTGATTATAAAGAAATTATAGTCAAACTGCATGGCATTATAGATCCTATTGTTAATGATGTTGGAAGTATTATAAAGCGCCATATAGAAGTTCTATTTAGTGAATTAGATGTTTTATGTCTGACACTATATCAAGCTAAATCACAAAACCTAAAATTACATGCGCAAATATTATCTTTTGGAGAGAGAGTTTCGGCATGCATCTTTAATCAGGCATTGAAGAATAATAATATAAACTCAGAATATATCGATGCAAAAAAAATTATAAAAACTCAAGGCTGTTATATTAAAGCAAAACCTATTCTTGAGAATATTGCTAGGCAGGCAAAGAAATATCTAAATGACACTATTAAGATATTTGTATTAGAAGGTTTTATTGGCTCAAATAGACAGGGTGAGACAACAGTTTTAGGCAGAGGAGGGAGTGATTATTCAGCGGCTCTTGTAGCTGAGGCTATTAAGGCAAATATGTTATATATTTGGACAGATGTTACAGGAATTTACCAAGCAGATCCAAAGCTTATACCTAAATCACAGGTAATAGAAAAAATAAGTTTTGAGGAAGCTATTGAACTGGCAAATTTTGGAGCAAAAGTTCTGCATCCAGATACCTTACAACCAGTGTTAAGAAGCAATACTAAGGTTTTTGTAGGTTCTACTTTTTGGCCGGATAAAGGTGGTACTTATATAGATAATGATAAAGTAAATAAGAATAGTATGATTAAGGCTGTTACCGAGAGGAGAAAGCAAACTTTAATTAATATAAAATCTTTAAATCAAGATATATCGAGTATAGCGAATCAGGTGTTTTTAGTTTTAAAAAAGTATGATTTAAATGCTGAGATATTTAAGTTAACAGCGACGAATTTTTCTTTTGTTATTACTCAGATTGACTATGTTATAGAGCAGTTGATACTTAAAGATTTAGCACAGTTGAGAGAAGTAGAGATAAGTTTAGAGCATAATCTACTTTTAACAGCTATTATTGGAAATAATTTAGATAAAATACCAAGTTTACTAAATAATATTTCAGAGCGTCTAAATCCTTTGAATATAAAATTATCCGGCTATGGAGCTACTGGAAAGAGTCTATATTTATTAAGTGATAACCACAATTGCCTAGAGATGGTATATAAAGAGTTATTTTAG
- a CDS encoding NuoB/complex I 20 kDa subunit family protein produces the protein MGIGNENKGFITASADALINWVRTGSLWPVTTGLACCAVEMMHAGAARYDLDRFGVVFRPSPRQSDVLIVAGTLCNKMAPALRQVYDQMPDPKWVISMGSCANGGGYYHYSYSVVRGCDRIVPVDIYVPGCPPTAEALVYGIIQLQNKIVRTNTIARK, from the coding sequence ATGGGAATAGGTAACGAAAATAAAGGGTTCATAACAGCAAGTGCAGATGCGCTTATAAACTGGGTACGAACTGGATCTTTATGGCCTGTTACAACAGGTCTAGCATGTTGTGCTGTTGAGATGATGCACGCAGGTGCTGCAAGATATGATTTAGATAGGTTTGGAGTTGTTTTTAGACCTTCTCCAAGACAATCAGATGTTCTTATCGTGGCTGGAACTTTATGTAATAAGATGGCGCCAGCTTTAAGACAAGTTTATGATCAGATGCCAGATCCTAAGTGGGTAATCTCTATGGGTTCTTGTGCAAATGGGGGTGGTTATTACCATTACTCTTATTCTGTTGTTAGAGGTTGTGACAGGATCGTTCCTGTCGATATATATGTTCCAGGATGTCCTCCAACCGCTGAGGCTTTAGTCTATGGAATCATACAGCTGCAAAACAAGATTGTTAGAACAAATACTATAGCGAGGAAGTAG
- a CDS encoding NADH-quinone oxidoreductase subunit D — translation MAEYKNYTLNFGPVHPAAHGVLRLILELDGENVVRADPHVGLLHRGTEKLAEFKPYNQSIGYMDRLDYVSMMCNEHAYVMAIEKLLELEVPERGQYIRVLFAEMTRILNHLLWVAACGIDLGAMTVFLYAFRVREDLFDCYEAVSGARMHAAYFRPGGVARDLPTQMPQYQQTRFTSKRKNKKINANRQGSMLDFLDSFVVDFEKSLDEIDTLLTDNRLWKQRTVDIGVVTAERAKELGFTGPMLRGSGVAWDIRKAQPYEVYDKLDFDIPVGANGDCYDRYLVRMAEMRESNKIMKQCVDWLRANPGPVISEDFKVAPPKRNAMKNNMEELIHHFKLFSEGYCTPEGEVYVGTEHPKGEFGVYIRSDGANKPYRLKMRAPGFANISATDELLAGHMLADAPAIISTIDVVFGDVDR, via the coding sequence ATGGCAGAGTATAAAAACTATACATTGAATTTTGGTCCAGTTCACCCGGCGGCACATGGTGTTCTTAGGCTTATTTTAGAACTTGATGGTGAAAATGTTGTTCGAGCAGATCCTCATGTAGGGTTGCTACATAGAGGTACGGAAAAACTTGCTGAGTTTAAGCCGTATAATCAAAGTATTGGCTATATGGATAGGCTGGATTATGTATCAATGATGTGTAATGAGCATGCTTATGTCATGGCAATAGAGAAATTACTTGAGTTGGAAGTGCCAGAAAGAGGTCAATATATTCGAGTGCTATTTGCTGAAATGACAAGGATTCTTAACCATCTTTTATGGGTTGCTGCCTGTGGTATTGACTTGGGTGCAATGACTGTTTTCTTGTATGCTTTTAGAGTTAGAGAAGATCTTTTTGATTGTTATGAGGCGGTATCTGGCGCGCGTATGCATGCAGCATACTTTAGACCAGGCGGAGTGGCAAGAGATTTGCCGACACAAATGCCTCAATATCAGCAAACTAGGTTTACTAGTAAAAGAAAAAATAAAAAGATAAATGCTAATAGACAAGGTAGCATGTTAGACTTTTTAGACTCTTTTGTTGTTGATTTTGAAAAGTCACTTGATGAGATTGATACTCTTTTAACAGATAACAGGCTTTGGAAACAAAGAACTGTTGATATCGGTGTTGTTACTGCTGAGAGAGCTAAAGAACTTGGTTTTACAGGTCCTATGCTTAGAGGTAGTGGTGTTGCTTGGGATATCAGAAAAGCTCAGCCATATGAGGTCTATGATAAGTTAGACTTTGATATTCCTGTGGGAGCTAATGGCGACTGTTATGATAGGTATCTTGTTAGAATGGCAGAGATGCGTGAGTCAAATAAGATTATGAAGCAGTGTGTTGATTGGCTAAGAGCTAATCCTGGTCCTGTAATTTCTGAAGATTTTAAAGTTGCTCCTCCAAAAAGAAATGCGATGAAAAATAATATGGAAGAGTTGATTCATCACTTTAAGCTTTTTTCAGAAGGGTATTGTACTCCAGAAGGCGAGGTTTATGTTGGTACTGAACATCCTAAGGGTGAGTTTGGGGTGTATATAAGATCAGATGGTGCGAATAAACCGTATAGGTTGAAAATGAGAGCTCCAGGTTTTGCAAATATTAGTGCAACGGATGAGTTGTTGGCGGGACATATGTTGGCAGATGCTCCAGCAATTATCTCAACAATTGATGTTGTGTTTGGTGATGTGGATAGGTAG
- a CDS encoding Fur family transcriptional regulator gives MSPKNFDLKKFGFKVTQPRLEILKLFEENLEKHFSADDVFSELKSQGSSTGIATVYRVLGQFESAGIVSRLKLDNDQVMYELNQGSHHDHIICIECNEIQEFYNEEIEKLQKQIAESFGAELIDHSLNLYVKCKSCREK, from the coding sequence ATGAGTCCTAAAAATTTTGATCTAAAAAAGTTTGGCTTTAAGGTCACCCAACCCCGCTTAGAAATATTAAAACTATTTGAAGAAAATCTTGAAAAACATTTTAGTGCTGATGATGTATTTTCTGAACTTAAATCTCAAGGAAGTAGTACTGGTATAGCTACTGTATACAGAGTTCTAGGACAGTTTGAATCAGCTGGAATAGTAAGTCGGCTTAAGTTAGATAACGACCAGGTTATGTATGAATTAAATCAAGGGAGCCATCATGACCACATCATATGTATCGAATGCAATGAAATTCAAGAGTTCTACAATGAAGAAATAGAAAAACTTCAAAAACAAATTGCTGAATCATTTGGCGCAGAGTTAATAGATCACAGCTTAAACCTTTATGTCAAATGTAAGTCTTGCCGAGAAAAATAG
- the nuoE gene encoding NADH-quinone oxidoreductase subunit NuoE, with amino-acid sequence MSLVDLISPQAREDIDRVLSKFPADQRRSAILEGLHILQDQNGGFLTDDLQTALAEYLQVSKVDVYEVATFYCMYDLKPVGRHKLNLCTNVSCMLNGAYDILKHIEEKLGIKPGQTTKDGRITLKEVECQGACCGSPMLEVDKVFYENLTIEKVNQLIDSLE; translated from the coding sequence ATGTCTTTAGTAGATTTAATATCGCCGCAAGCGAGAGAAGATATTGATAGGGTTTTAAGTAAATTTCCAGCAGATCAAAGAAGATCTGCTATTTTAGAAGGTTTACATATTTTACAAGACCAAAACGGTGGTTTTTTAACTGATGATTTACAAACAGCTTTAGCAGAGTATCTGCAAGTTAGCAAAGTTGACGTTTATGAGGTTGCTACATTTTACTGTATGTATGATCTTAAACCAGTTGGTAGGCATAAGTTAAACCTTTGTACTAATGTTTCGTGTATGTTAAACGGAGCGTATGATATCTTAAAGCATATTGAGGAAAAACTTGGCATTAAACCTGGCCAAACGACAAAAGATGGTCGTATAACTCTGAAAGAAGTAGAGTGTCAAGGTGCGTGTTGTGGTTCACCAATGTTAGAGGTGGATAAAGTTTTTTATGAAAATTTGACTATAGAAAAAGTGAATCAACTTATTGATTCTTTGGAGTAG